In Oryza sativa Japonica Group chromosome 1, ASM3414082v1, the genomic stretch tatatatatatatatatatatatatatatatatatatatatatatatatatatatatatatatattctagctACTTACCGCCGATGAGTTCATTGGAATGTAGAAGGCATGGATTTTGATTTCATAAATCCTCCCGGTACAATCTACCTGGACTATCTTGTGTTCGACAATACCCTCTGCGGCAACAAATTCTCCAGTCCCTCCAAGAATAGCCCACTGATCATCTTGTGGAGTAGTCCCCATCACCTGAAGCATGGACCCGTTGAACCTAGAGTGCGCGCGCGCGCAAACACACATTCATACATATGCAAAATTAGATTATCTGGAAAGAATATTTCATTGAAAATGAAAATTATTTGTGTCAGTAACTGCTATATGTAGCTAGAAAAAACAATTCCAACTAACTTGCATGCATTACATATTGTTTGCAAGGAACTATGCATGTAATTGTCATATTAGAAAAGAAAGAGCACATTAATTACCTGGTATCCTCGAACAAGAAGTTCATGGATGTGTACCACTTTTCCCTTATATGACCTGATTGGAAGTGCATACCTTGCGCACGTCCGACGACACTTGCATTCGGCCCAGGACCATCGAGTATAGTCCAATCGCTGATGGCAGTTAAACCAAAAAATAGAGGCGCCTGCTGGCTTCCATTTACCACTACTAATTGGTTAGGGTTTGGTCCAGAAATAGTTTGATTGATGTATAGATGCATGTAAAGCTCATTGTGCATGAGTGTTCACAGAAGAGGAGCGATTGCATAGTAGGCCATGGCTACACCTCTCAGTGGGAGAAGTGTAATGGAGCTGAGGATATACTACTTAGATCTTGATTCCGTTGTGTGTTTTGAGGACAAGGGAAGGGTCTATTTATACTCGTAGAATGCTACAAACAGTGGCctaattttgacaaattgacccttctATAAAATTTATTTCAAGAATAGACCGTATAAAAACTAGTTTCATAAATTAGTGGCACAAATTAGCAAGTTAAGAGGAGCTTAGCGCCATgtgtcaatttgtcaaaattaaGGGTGACATGCTACgagaacacacacacacactcataCTCCGGTGGACATATAGTTTTGTTATTGACCATTTTAAGGGGAAAATAACAAGGACGAAAGAAGGATAACAATGCCAGCTTGTTGCCGTGCAACaagaggaaaagaagaaaagaaaagaaaaaggaaatctACCTATTCCACCTAgttgtgacaaaaaaaacaaaagaaaatatgttATATACCAATGAAGTAATGAACAAAGTCCAAGTTCCACAATAGCTCACCAGTAAAGTCGTGTTCCAATGTACACCATCGATGAACTTGTTTTTTACCCCCTAATTTATACTGTTggcattattattttgttggtGAGGCACACAAAAGGACCAAATTTCCCGTAGGTTTAGAATTAATTTGAAGCGGGTAGTTTCACCTGGGGGCACCTAAGGCCTTGTTTGATTTAGCTTAGGATTAATCTGGATTATtaagagtaagctgaaacaaataaGTATATTATtttgatagattattataatctataagccagattagtataatctaataatctcctaTGGAGGAGCTTTTTTCAAATTATTGCATGGCTAAAGATCCACTACCTTAGATGCCttcaataatctagaaaaacAAATAGCTCACAATTTATTCTATATCAACTTATTATAATCCAACTTATAGTAAtatgatttaataatctagattacaataatcttaagctaaaacaaacagggcctaataCACGCATGTGCGCTAGCGGAGGAAGTGGCGTAGACACGAACGGGCGCCTGTGTCTCCCCCGTCGAGCCTAGTGGTAATCTCTAACAAATAGCCTTAATCCTTTTGTTTAATGCTAAcctattttttgaataaaatgataAATAAATAGTTGGTTTGAATTTTATAATATGAATTGATAGTTTTGAAAATTGAcctaaaagttttcaaattttacttaaacaatttaaaattttaattaatcaataCTTAGTTTCGAATTTCAAGCTAAAAGTTTTAAGATTTGGGCAGAGTGTTTTTAAAACATcaactaaaatttttaaaatttgagtatAAAGTTTTCAAGTATGATTTgaatgttttaaattttgagtttagTGTTTTCGAAgatgagttgaaaattttaaattttgatttgaatgttttcaaatatgagtagaaagttttaaaagttgagttgaaagtttcaaatttggaGGCGAATGTTTCAAAAATTGAGTTGGAAGTTTTATATTTTGGTAGAGTTtacaaatttttaaatttgatttggcaaagaaaaataatgttaaaaactttttttgaaaaaaaattacaaacgctaataaaactattttttttaaaaaaatgcataaaTCAGAAGTGATaacacaaaattataattatagcgGTAATCTTTAAAAAAGACATTAATCAGAATCGTACTCCGTAACACGTGCCCTAatttaaaaaagataaatacTTCTCAAATGAAAGAAAATGTATGTGCATTGACTGGCCGTACGCGTGACTTAATCTACTCGCGCGTTTGCGCCAAATAGTATTGCTAGTTTTAGCTTCTACATAAACATAGCCAATGGAATGTAaggattaatttttttcctataatTATATGcccttttttatatttattattcCCTCCATGCCGAAATATAAGGTATTTTTGTTGGATCAAACACTAGTACATCTAGATAGGGTGTCTCTTTAGATTCATGTATAGCCTGAATTATTTTAAATATACCTTTTGTGATGACCATGAAATAGATTTCAATAACAATTGTGAACATATGAAGTTCATGGAACAAAGCGATAAACTCTTCAAACTAAATAACATACTGGTAAGTCTAATGTCATCACTAACGGCCCTTGAatcataggaatgaaaaaaaggagaaatagAAAAGACATTGGATTTtacaggaatgtaagtgtaaaacagagataTGAATGATCGCTTGATTGGGCCgtagaaaaaacagaggaattcAAGAGATAAagattcaggggtgtaaagttttgacatgtcacatcgggtattatatagagtgtcgcatggggtgttcgggcactaataaaaaaaccaattacagtATCCATcagtaaactgtgagacgaatttattaagcctaattaatccatcattagcacatggttactgtagcaccacattgtcgaatcatgaagcaattaggcttaaaagattcgtctcgtaaaataGTCGCAATttgtacaattagttattttttagcctatatttaatacttcatgcaaatgttcaaacgttcaatgtgacagggtgtaaaattttagggtgggatctaaacaggccctcaaAGGATTTTTTCCATGAAGTCTTGAAAATTTacatgggaagaggcattccataggaattttataggatttcataggatttattactttgattcaaatggctatataggaaaaaattctctaaaatttttatgaatttcctttgaatcaaaggggcctAAAATTATTCCCTTCAGTTTTATATGGTACTAAAAAATTCCGAAGCCTCGAGTAGTAAACATGTGAGAGATTGCTGGGACTTTAGCATGCCAGTGAACTTCAGCTTAAGATGTGCTCGTCAAACCACACGAAAGTGGTGATCAGATATGTTACAcgttcaggagacttgacaaattCTGCTAAAGCTCTACAATATCTTAAATATTCCCAACTCAGGATAAGTATTTCATCTTAAGCAATGATACACACAGAAGAAAATACAACTTAAGACAAATAAAGTAAGCGTTCTCGAAATTGGGAGTTAGTTCACTTTGATACATTTCAGATAGCTTTCCGTCTATTTTGCATCCTTTCGTTAAATAAAAGGAACTTACCCTTCATCAACCTGTAATTGGAAAATGTTTTCCTATGTCAAATAAAGCATAATGCTTTCCTAAAAACTAATAAAATAAAGTGTAATGGTTAATTATCCTGTTTACAAATACCATACTGTACGAATGCCTTGGCTTCGGCTGCGTCGCAATTGCTAAAAACCAAGCAGAGACACAAGGTAGCTGCGGGGTgcagttactccctccgtcctgcGAAAGGGCTTATAGATTTGTGGTTACAAGAGCCacctcagtagcacctgagaTTCTGGATTCGACTCCTTATGTGAGCGAATTTTCAGTGGTAGGTGACGTAAGCCGACTACACGCGAAAATACATCTCCCTTCCActcacttcaaaattttcacacctcctctccctcactcattttaaaattttcacacctcctctcccttactcatttcaaaatgttcaaacctcctctctctcttcccttttATTTTCACTTTACTcccctctatctctctcacTTCCTCTCGTCTCCTCTCCCGACTttcactcctctcctctcccgacTTTTGCTGCATGTcgacgaggcgaggcggcagcaACCGTGCACGGCGTTGAGGGGCAACGGCAACCGGCCCCCTCGCGTCTggatccggcggtggtggccgtcCCCTGCATGGATCTGGCAGTGGTGGCGGCCGTCGCAACTGTGGTGGCGACGACAGCGGCCGCCGTCCCCCGCgcgcccggatccggcggcggtggctgtcCCCCGCTCGGatccgatggcggcggccgtcccCCGCGGCGatgaggggcggcggcgggcgggctcAACAGCGACGCGACTGGGTTGCCATGGCTggtcgcggcggcgcgacgacgagttgcggcggccggtggcgtgcgggccggcgggcgggcggcgatttttgtttttttttatttttgttttttttgtttccgTGCGGGTGGTATAATATGACTGTatgggataatcgattatcctgtGCGGTCGGCCCGCCCGCATAGGAAAATACTGATTTTCGCAGACAGCTGGGTGCAGGCGGGCCAAAGTACCGTATGGAAAAATGGATAtgcccgcacgggaaaatgaGTTATGTAGTAGTGCGTAGACAGCGAGGCgcttgtggtgacttcgtcattCTCAAGGATTTGTCGGCCCAGTCTTcggagatgctcataggggtaggatttacgtgcgtgcgttcataggggcgAGTGCACGTGTGTTGTGAGTGTATgcattgtactgtgtaattcttaaaaaaactccctccatcccaaattataGGACGCCccctttttaagaaaaatcaaattcgGTAGCTTtttactaataatcatactaactaaatctatactaagtattatacatgttatatcactagatcAATATTttgtgatgctaatttcatatttgttgggATCAAAGAATAGAATAAAATACTAGTCAAAGTATGTTATTGAAGATCGTGTCAAAACAAATATAGGTATTATAATTTAGAACAGATGGAGTATGGAGCAGTGCTATACGTACGATAAATATCTTACACAGTGTAGGATGCTTTCTAATCTTCGATGCATGCAGCAAATATATGGTCCAAAATGTTTCTGTGGCCCAATCAATTATCATGCATGATTGGATCGTTTCCGATAAACAATCATCCTGATCTATCTGGAACACCAAGTTCATGCCAGTCATATTGTATTGTATTCTGTACTACAGTcatatatttttgtaatttgtAGCCTTCTGTTCATTTGAAAAGTACTAAACCCCTCTAGACTCGTGAGTCGTGACCTTTCTTGATAGTTCACGCATTTCCCTGTTGGGCCCACAAGCAGGAGAATACCATTTTCCCCGATTATTCTACTTAATTAAATACTATATAGGAAACTTGTTAGTTTTGGTCACGGTTAGCCGCATAGGTAGCCGGCCTTGGTTTGACAGAACAAACCATTCAATAACAAACAAATCTGGAGAGGCTCTATGCGACTTGGTTTAGTCATTAATAATAATTGTTATTTGTTATGAGAGTAAAGTTTATGGGAGCGATTTTTTTAGATTTAACGGCATTATACTTTCAGTGATAGGCGACGTAGCCGTCAACAACGAGACGCgtgcctgtggtgacttcgttaatctcaaggatttgccggcccagtttTCGAAGAtgttcataggggtagggtttacgtgcgtacgttcataggggtgagtgtctGCGTTAGCCTTCGGTAGTACTATATAATTTTGTCCTAACGACCAAAATACTCCTGGGATGAGATCTTCCAAATTTTTGTAAAAGATTTCGCATATCAGATTGTAAAACTTCTAAAGTTTGAGATGCACAACTTCTGTTCTAGTTTACAATATGatatttcagattttttttgtcaaattttgaaaaatttcactTTAGGGATATTTTGGTCATTAGGATAAAATTTTATAGTACTAACAGAGGCTAACCGAACGACGATAGTATATTATGTTCAGCAAAATGCAGTAGCATATTGTAGTACTCGATAAGTTCAGTGGTATATTGTAGAATAGGGACAAAGTTAGTGACACACAACACAATGGATTCtctctaagagcaagtataatagtaggctataagccgactaaatgctgaggtggaggagagaaaagaggagaaagaggagaagctggctgtaaacttacagccggcttgaacataagaaccaagaaactctgtgagagagacaagtaGACCCTATATTAATGGTAAAaaactaactattatatgagatGACTAAGAGAAGGCTATCAATAACCTTATAGCCAACACATCGGCTGTATTATTAGTTTTGCTCTAACTATAACTCTCTGACCTCATTTAATTCTATTGAttgtattttgaattttgaacttGATTTAATGATTTTGATCATGATGAAAGACACGCTGTCATACACCACGACTCTATCGCCTACAAGTTCAAAATGTTAGTGTTGTCTGCCTAGGCAACCGCAAAGCGCAAACCATGTCGACATGATTTACATAATGTCTGCCAAATGAACATTTTCGATTTGCCAAAGTAACTTACGGTGCAAAGTGATGAAAGTTTAGGGAGCTTACAAAGTAATTTATACTCCATCAGTCATAAAATATATGCTACCTATTTAAGAGAGCTTAAAATTATGAGAAATCTGTTGGTCAGCTTCCGactttcattttattttctagattctatgACTACAAATTCTTAGAATCccaataaaaatttaaattgtttGGAAGCTAAAGATTCTATCAGAAACTGAAGCTACCCTAATCATTCCCATAATTTGAGATGGAGAGAGCATATGTTtaataagagcatctccaacagcctttCCATCCCACTCTCAAAGCTAAATTTAGCAACTTTGAACAAAAATGTACTCCAACAGAATGGCCATCCCACATGCCAAAAAATAGCACTAGCCAAACATGGGCTCGAGCTGGCCAAATTTGACCAGCCATTGGCTACCCTCATGCCACTGGCCATCTGTGGGCCCTACCatttctttcccctctctccccaccATCCGCATGGACCGCACCATCCTCCTACCCGTGCACTCCCTTCCTTCGCCTATCGCTACCGCGCCTTCCTCCCTCCGCccatgctcgccgccgccatggggaAGAAGGCACGCCTCGGCTTCGTCGCCACCATAGCCTCACTGTTGTCCGCCGTCGCTCGCTTGCATCATCCACCCATGTTCGCTGCCACCGCCGGGAAAGAATGCCTTggcttcgtcgccgtcgggtCGAGTGCCTCAGTCGGCAAGATGGGAGATgagcggagcggaggaggcCACCTCGGCCGGCGTAATGATCGGAGTGGAGGTGGCACAATGGTGAGGGGGGTGGGCGCGATAGCGAGGGAGGCTCGACGGCGCATGACTgtcgaggaggacgaggccggcgaggagTGAATCTGTTGTTGCCGTCGCCATATGTTGTCCGTCGTCACCATCTTCGTCCGACGGAGAGGGTAAAGAGGGGATTAGGGAAAATGGGGAAgaaagatgaggaagaagaaagggttttagaggttgacatgtgggtcccactatcaTAGACTTAgaatggagaggctgttggagtaaaCGAGTTTGACCTGCCAAATTAGATGAAAAATTAGCCAAATGGATATTTGGAGAGTCGGATTTAGAGATATTGTTAGAGATGCTTTAATAGAATGTGAACAATCCACCCCTACAATTTTGTTATTGGGTTTACCAAATTGATAATAGGAAGTGAAAAAAACTTCTCTCTCCAAGAGAAagcctaaatttaattttaaaaactaaAAGTGGGCCCTTCTATTAAACTACCTACCGAAATCTTTGTTTTCCCATCGTCCCCATGCAAAAAAGAAATGCTCCTGTCCTTTAGAAAAGAATTTCTCATGCACACAAAACTCAGTCCACATGCTCCCTGCCCCGATGCTACGCAGATCTCTCGTGAGGAACCGCTGGGCAGGAGTTGGGATGGGGGGATGGATTGGGATTTGGGAGGGAGGCCACGCCCTCAAATGAGAGTGAGAATCAAGGAGATGGGAACTCCAAAAGGTTAGGAACTCTAGAGGCTTTATTTGCAAAAGCAAGTTCCCAGCACTctcctctcgttttccgcgcgcacgctttttaaactgttaaacggtgtggttttataaaatttttctatatgaaagttgtttaaaaaaattatattgatctattttgaaaaagaatagctaatacttaattaattacgcgctAATTGACTATTGTGTTTTTCGTGTGTAAGTTCCATTCTCCCCTAACAAACGCAGCCGAGACTGTTGGAACATAATCTTgggccaaaataaaaaaaaaggattgggAATGGATCAGtagactgttggtgatgctcaaTTTACCAAGTAGTACTAGGGTACAGGCCTTTGTGCGCCTTTCTTATGTGTCAAGCCCAAATGCCCACTAGTTCGGTCGCAGCCGCCAGCGGGTCAACGAGCGAAGACGAAGGTGACAGGGCAAGCATAGCAGTGAGGTAGCTAACCCTAGCGGGGGCGCGCGGGAGCGCGCCGCATTGTTCCTGAGAGCTAGCCAGAAGGCCAACGGCGGTCGATCGTTGTCTCGGTGAGCCTGTTAGGCGCCGTTGGAGGAGATTGAAATCAAGGTAAAAAATCCCTAATTTCATACTTGGGAAAATCTCTGTTGAACATGTCCTAGTTTTTCAGTTAAACCGCTTCGAATTTCCATCTGTGGAGCTGATTCAGAAACCTGTTGTGACGTCAGCTAAAAATTGTTGTCATCAGTACGAAATGGAATTAGTTTGGAAGCACATTAAGTCGTCATCGGTAGCTACAAATTTGGGTGGAAATCCAAAATCCACCAAACAGCAATATATTACAAGTGCCAGTTTCACAGATATCAAAATTGTTGCATTAGGGGGGATGCGAAAGAATGGTGTCCCGCTGTCTACATGGGATCCACGCTATTGGCATCTCCGTACCTGAACTTTTGTCCTGAGCCCTGTGGCACCGTGGAGAAACCTTTGTGTTTGATGGTGCTTCTATTCGTGTCTCAGTTTTGGTACTTTGGTTACAGTTTATGTTGCTGTTATAAGGGGCAGCATTGTTTGGCATCTGTTTTCCCTGTCTTTTTTGTCTATGGTAACCAGTAAAACCTCATGGACTTGTTTGTATTTTAAAAGCTGGGTAATTGAAAAGTGTACCTTGTATCTACAAGTTGGTACGATGCAGCTAGCTCCTGGTTCCAAAGAAAAATGCTGCTTTCACTCTTCCGGGTTTGTTTGGATTGTTGCCATTTTGAACCTTACCATAAAATTTGGGaagctaaaattttggcaatcctAAAAAGTTGGCGAAGTGTGggtgtttggtttgtggccaAAATTTGTGGAATGTTATAGATGATGTACTATTTTTTGGCAACAATAGAAATGCATGCCAATTCCCTTGCTATTGCCAAGTTTTCTGGTATGGTTTGTTTGGGCTATAATCCAAACAGACCCTACATTCCCAATCACTGAAGAAACATGGATGACTCATGATCTGTCATGTGTTTCATCTGTAACAACACAGAGAAGATAGGAACATATGTACCATGCAGAAATTAGCATAGGTGCAGAATTAAACACCGCTGATCAGTCCTGACTATGTATAATCTTTTCAAAACTAAAGTACATTACTAAATTATTTGACGGACACCATGTTACCACCCACTTATCTTCAGAGAGCAAGGATCCAAGCCAGCATCTCAGATTGAAGGAAAGGAGATGGAGTCTCTCCCTGTGCCGAGTGTTCAGTCAATGGTGGCGGCTGACGGTGGTGCCCATGTGCCACCCAGGTACATCCGCCCGAGAGACGAGGCAGTTGCTACTGATGGAGAGACAGAGATCCCTGTCATTGACTTCCAGAGGCTGCAACTCGGCCATGACGAGGAGATGGCACGTCTTGACAGGGCCTGCCAGGACTGGGGCTTTTTCCAGGTTAATTAGGAGTTGTACTTCTTCTGAATACACATTCTGCTAATCTGATGCTGCCAACTGATGATTGAACTGGTTGCCTTCTTTTGCTTGCAGCTAATAAATCACAGCGTCCCAGAAGATGTGGTTGATGGGATGAAGGCCAACGCCCGGGGATTCTTTGAGCTGCCAGCGGAAACCAAGAAGCAGTTTGCTCAGGAGCGAGGGCAGCTTGATGGTTATGGCCAGCTGTTTGTTGTCTCGGAAGATCAGAAGCTCGACTGGGCTGACATTCTCTTCCTCAATACGCTGCCAGTGCAGAACAGGAATTTCAGATTCTGGCCTAACCAACTTGCTAAATTCAGGTAAGTACATAGTCCGATTTGATCTGATGGTGATGTTTATTTTGCAACATGAACTGCAAACCTGAGTGTGATTAATTTAGATCGGCACTGGACAAATACTCTGCTGCTGTGAAGAGCATAGTGGATTTCCTCTTGGTTACAGTGGCGAACAACTTGGGAGTGGATCCAGAGGTGATTGCGAACAAATGTGGCACTGATGGGATCCAGGCGGTGAGGATGAACTACTACCCTCCGTGTGTTCAGGCGGACAAAGTCATCGGCTTCTCTCCTCACTCTGACTCTGATCTATTGACCCTTGTCCTCCAAGTGAATGAGGTGGATGGCCTGCAGATCAAGAGAAACGAGACCTGGTTTCCTGTTAGGCCTTTGGAAGGCGCTTTCATTGTCAACGTGGGAGACATTCTTCAGGTAGTAGCATAATATACATTTCTTTACTCAACGCTGCCTGCTAGTTGTTTGATCTAAACTGAAACTAAAACTACACTGTCTGCTGTTGCTGATGGATTTcccatgcatccatgcacagaTATTCACAAACGGGAGGTACAAAAGTGCTGAGCACCGAGCTGTTGTCGACATGAAGAAAGAGCGGCTGTCTATAGCAGCCTTCCATTCTCCAAGTGTCCATGCTGTCATTGGTcctctgaaggagatggtggcgcatgAACATGAGGCTGTTTACAGGAGCATAGGCCATGATGAGTTTATGaagctcttcttctcctccaagCTGGAGGGGAAGAGCTTCTTGGACAGGATGAAGAAGCTCTAAATCAAAGCTGAGAGTAAGATCAGTGACAGAGAATCAGATCGAGTGATCGACAAGCATCCTGTTGTGCTTGCTGGCATTCGATGAGGTATTGGACTTGAGGGCAAAGGATGCAAGGGGTCCAACTCCAAGGTAAGTACTTAGAACCCATTGTAGTCTCTATTCATATCATTGTATCATCCTTGAGAGAGTACGTAGAACCCATTGTAGCCATCCGTGTGCTTGTTGAAATGGCTGCAACTCTGTAACAGTGGAAGATTCAGGCACACAAAAATTTCAGACAAATGTTCGTAAGATATCTGTAGGGATCAGATAGAATTGTTGATGGTCttcagattgttttttttatggccAATGATATTCATACCTCaaatatatttgatatgacCTAAATCAAATTAAAACTCAACAGATGTTAGTATTAGATCAGTTTTCGGTGATATTTGCATGGCAATTTTCGGTGATGTTTGCATGCCATACTGCAATTGCACTTGAGTTGAGGCAAAGTTAAATTGAATTTTAATAATGCTATTCAACGTTTACAAATGCTTATGTGTTTACAACTATTTCAATCCTACATATATGGTGTTACTTAAATAAATTCAAATCTTTAGGTGGTGATTTATAAAGTTTTATCTGATCATCAGTTTTACTATTTTGATTACAACTTGGAACCTTTTCTTTTGGCACGGGAGTGCTtacattaaaaataagaaagtaactgcatatattttcaaatggctgaagttatttatttttaccAGTGTCAGTGATATTCATGATAGATATTGGCTTGCAA encodes the following:
- the LOC4326481 gene encoding protein SRG1 — translated: MESLPVPSVQSMVAADGGAHVPPRYIRPRDEAVATDGETEIPVIDFQRLQLGHDEEMARLDRACQDWGFFQLINHSVPEDVVDGMKANARGFFELPAETKKQFAQERGQLDGYGQLFVVSEDQKLDWADILFLNTLPVQNRNFRFWPNQLAKFRSALDKYSAAVKSIVDFLLVTVANNLGVDPEVIANKCGTDGIQAVRMNYYPPCVQADKVIGFSPHSDSDLLTLVLQVNEVDGLQIKRNETWFPVRPLEGAFIVNVGDILQIFTNGRYKSAEHRAVVDMKKERLSIAAFHSPSVHAVIGPLKEMVAHEHEAVYRSIGHDEFMKLFFSSKLEGKSFLDRMKKL